In Ignavibacteriales bacterium, the following proteins share a genomic window:
- a CDS encoding DUF4382 domain-containing protein: MYSKYKQKFLIVISFLVVLQFCSCQTGVENSPSPGIVRVMLRANPNDTYIINRSDTFHIFNPYYKETYFRLNIFQGAVFSGDKFAILYKNIKSYRQEDSVYNFAETNYTKEQMDTLVQHLLTGKSRLADLSADYKAHTIFESYVPPGHYNSLRFGVNASKDVRESRMICYNIYGVSIRIPLEVADSEELLKYLDVDFDVTADKVTQINVEIDLFKTVYRYRDSYRLDRKLRILNVEYF, from the coding sequence ATGTATTCTAAGTATAAGCAAAAATTTTTAATCGTTATTTCCTTTCTTGTCGTACTTCAATTTTGTAGCTGTCAAACAGGAGTGGAAAATTCACCTTCACCTGGAATTGTGCGAGTTATGCTTCGGGCAAATCCTAACGATACTTATATCATTAATAGAAGCGATACTTTCCACATCTTTAATCCATATTATAAAGAGACTTACTTTAGACTTAATATTTTTCAGGGCGCAGTTTTTTCCGGGGATAAATTTGCCATTCTTTATAAAAACATAAAAAGTTATAGACAGGAAGATTCAGTATATAATTTTGCAGAAACAAATTATACAAAGGAGCAAATGGACACTTTAGTTCAGCATTTATTAACCGGCAAAAGTAGGTTGGCGGATCTGAGTGCTGATTATAAAGCACATACAATATTTGAATCTTATGTACCACCTGGGCATTATAACAGTCTACGGTTCGGTGTAAATGCATCCAAAGATGTTCGTGAAAGCAGGATGATTTGTTATAACATATATGGGGTTTCGATTCGTATTCCATTAGAAGTTGCCGATAGCGAGGAACTTTTAAAATATCTGGATGTTGATTTTGATGTTACTGCGGATAAGGTTACACAAATTAATGTTGAAATTGATTTATTTAAAACTGTTTACAGGTATCGGGATTCTTACAGGTTGGACAGAAAACTAAGAATACTTAATGTTGAATATTTTTAG
- a CDS encoding PorV/PorQ family protein: MFKKFLTVFILLTAVVFAQYERPGSTDGQFLKIGVSPRGTALGDAYIAVVDGAEGTHYNSASLAWLQGTDIVFNHNVWFAGINHDFAAIAHNFGDYGTFGLSVIGLYTDEMLVRTPLQPNGTGETFYAGNYKLGLTYSRYFTDRVTVGATFNYVNLSLYKGFSASAIAIDIATMYVSEWRGFKFAMQISNFGSNVKFVNESYPLPTNFTFGAAINAIELDQQTFLVSFAATKPNDGSPQAQLGGEWNFFNTFFARGGLHLNHEIAKYSFGAGFKINISDIDVKADYSYSDFSLLGVAHRFGIGFSIK, encoded by the coding sequence ATGTTTAAAAAATTTCTTACAGTATTTATTCTTTTAACAGCAGTGGTTTTTGCACAGTATGAAAGGCCCGGTAGCACGGATGGACAGTTCCTGAAGATTGGAGTTAGTCCCCGTGGTACCGCTCTGGGCGATGCTTACATTGCTGTTGTTGATGGCGCCGAAGGTACGCATTATAATTCCGCTTCTTTAGCATGGCTGCAAGGAACAGACATCGTTTTTAATCATAATGTCTGGTTTGCAGGAATCAACCACGACTTTGCCGCTATTGCGCATAACTTTGGAGATTACGGTACTTTCGGACTTTCTGTAATTGGTTTATACACAGATGAAATGCTTGTTCGAACCCCACTTCAACCCAATGGAACCGGAGAAACTTTTTATGCCGGTAATTATAAGCTTGGATTAACATATTCGCGTTATTTTACTGATAGAGTAACTGTTGGTGCAACTTTTAATTATGTCAATCTTTCTTTGTACAAAGGATTTTCAGCAAGCGCCATCGCTATTGATATTGCAACGATGTATGTATCTGAGTGGCGCGGATTTAAATTTGCGATGCAGATTTCTAATTTTGGTTCGAATGTAAAATTTGTGAATGAATCTTATCCGCTTCCAACCAATTTTACATTTGGAGCTGCAATAAATGCAATAGAATTAGATCAGCAAACTTTTTTGGTTAGCTTTGCCGCCACAAAACCAAATGATGGTTCACCTCAGGCTCAGTTAGGTGGTGAGTGGAATTTTTTCAATACTTTTTTTGCACGCGGCGGTTTGCATTTGAATCATGAGATTGCAAAGTATTCCTTTGGTGCTGGTTTTAAAATTAACATTAGTGATATTGATGTAAAAGCAGATTATTCATACAGCGATTTTAGTCTTTTAGGAGTGGCGCATAGATTCGGAATTGGATTTTCAATTAAATAG
- a CDS encoding type 1 glutamine amidotransferase — protein sequence MLKLHCLLHVPFEGPAYINDWVKEKNHGISFTKFYMNQNPPKIDDFDWLIIMGGPMNIYEEEKYPWLIKEKEFIKEAIKKGKVVIGICLGSQLIADALGSRVYKNENKEIGWFPVQLTKSAKHHPLFKFLPNEINVFHWHGETFNLPKDAIHLAESKACKNQMFIYKQRVIGIQFHLEMTKKSIEEIIENCQDELQQNIYVQTAEEIKNQMDYSNQCNNLMKELLDKLENSLSFES from the coding sequence TTGCTTAAACTTCACTGCTTGCTCCACGTTCCTTTTGAAGGACCCGCATATATTAACGATTGGGTGAAAGAGAAGAATCATGGAATTTCTTTTACCAAATTTTATATGAATCAAAACCCGCCTAAAATTGATGACTTTGATTGGTTAATAATTATGGGCGGACCGATGAACATTTACGAGGAAGAAAAATATCCCTGGTTAATTAAAGAAAAAGAATTTATAAAGGAAGCGATTAAAAAAGGTAAGGTGGTAATTGGTATCTGTCTTGGTTCACAATTAATAGCTGATGCTTTAGGTTCCAGAGTTTACAAGAATGAAAATAAAGAAATTGGTTGGTTCCCCGTTCAGTTAACTAAATCAGCCAAACATCATCCTCTCTTCAAGTTCTTACCAAATGAAATTAATGTTTTTCATTGGCATGGCGAAACATTTAATCTACCCAAAGATGCAATCCATCTGGCTGAAAGCAAAGCGTGTAAAAACCAAATGTTCATTTATAAACAAAGAGTAATCGGAATTCAATTCCATCTTGAAATGACAAAAAAATCAATTGAAGAAATAATTGAAAACTGTCAGGATGAGCTTCAGCAAAACATTTACGTTCAAACCGCCGAAGAGATTAAAAATCAAATGGATTATTCCAATCAATGCAATAATTTAATGAAAGAGTTACTGGATAAACTGGAAAATAGTTTAAGCTTTGAAAGCTAA
- a CDS encoding ChbG/HpnK family deacetylase: MKYSKLVLIAIILFCSASFPQSSPKKLLIRCDDIGMCHSVNMALVEMIKTETPFSASVMVCCPWYQEAVEILKNHPEVSVGIHLTLNAEWKNYRWGPVLGKEAVPSLVDSCGYFFPSRAKLYANNPNVEDVEKELRAQVERAMYTGLKIDYVDYHMGTAVDKPEYRKIVEKLAAEFHLGISRYFGEIDTHNMYDAPIEFKADTLSKILSNLKDNQTGLLVCHIGVDTPELQAMIDLNQFGLPEMSKHRNAELKSLTSKAITQQLKKDKINLLTYRSLINQIGFENMKAPKLEDD, encoded by the coding sequence ATGAAATATTCTAAATTGGTTTTAATTGCAATTATTCTTTTCTGTTCGGCTTCGTTTCCGCAAAGCAGTCCAAAAAAATTACTAATAAGATGTGATGACATTGGGATGTGTCATTCCGTTAACATGGCATTAGTTGAAATGATAAAAACAGAAACCCCGTTTTCTGCATCGGTTATGGTTTGTTGCCCATGGTACCAGGAAGCGGTTGAGATTTTAAAAAATCATCCTGAGGTTTCAGTTGGAATTCATCTAACCTTAAATGCTGAATGGAAAAACTATCGTTGGGGACCAGTTCTTGGTAAGGAGGCTGTTCCAAGTTTAGTTGATAGCTGCGGATATTTCTTTCCTTCCAGGGCAAAACTGTATGCTAATAATCCTAATGTTGAAGATGTAGAAAAAGAATTGCGGGCACAAGTTGAACGAGCAATGTACACTGGACTAAAGATAGATTATGTTGATTACCATATGGGAACAGCCGTTGATAAACCAGAATACAGAAAAATTGTGGAAAAGCTTGCGGCTGAATTTCATTTGGGAATATCCAGATATTTTGGTGAAATTGATACACACAATATGTATGATGCACCAATCGAATTTAAGGCAGATACTCTTAGTAAGATTTTAAGCAACTTAAAAGATAATCAAACAGGTCTGCTTGTTTGTCATATTGGAGTAGATACCCCAGAGCTACAAGCAATGATTGACTTGAACCAATTTGGCTTACCGGAAATGAGCAAGCACCGAAACGCAGAACTAAAATCGCTTACTTCAAAAGCAATTACGCAGCAATTAAAAAAAGATAAAATCAATTTGTTAACGTACCGGAGCCTCATTAACCAAATTGGATTTGAAAATATGAAGGCGCCAAAATTGGAAGACGATTAA
- a CDS encoding TonB-dependent receptor, whose translation MLNKSYLKFLIILLTVLSTASLIGQVRGKLTGKVTDKDTNEPLVGVNVVIEGTSLGAATDINGNYFIIGIAPGEYDVKASFIGYYTITTKDVLIRPELSSKVNIQLPATSIEAPTVEVKAQRTLVQKDITSTRRTVTRETIKDVPGLETTADVFKLQGGTVLGQIPQTLTLANGQQLQVRDESVKDVHVRGGRGGEILFMVDGVPVNHPIYGGREVLDMNVVAVEQIELLTGAFSAEYGQAQSGVVNITTRSGGDKFKGGLEYKTDELKIFGTNYNTQYGTVYLSGPEPFTQLLLPQLGLNIPGKLHFFISANANLTNTPYNNHRTRGDIKIFGLKVKERQDNASNMNAKLSYDVTRDFRMAFSFNGSWKDWSNFEWDWKNYPDHITYNTRDNVNTNVLINHILSPKSYYTMNFGYLGVKYRNSLNGKSPDQFWIKTPDSIYTTAKPALADPLTYFYDSTGYSTIWRDDDTKTFTFKGDFTSQIHAEHLIKAGLEVQYNDISYVDIQDGGLKLSNYGEYVYNNRPYSPPPPGPYKEFGQYRWVFKVFPLIGGAYIQEKFEKEFLILNLGLRADWFLLGNTVNQQDWKKQWKDATGFEPDWKKYKIKFSPRFGISFPILEQTVIFFSYGHFFQLPELQYFYRDPYSGGITGNPKLDYEQTILYEFGFTHQLFEDWAIDIKSYAKDISNQVGSTALKAYKGVPVSLFDNVGFARARGLEFEITKGFSYFTAGKLTYTVQWADGYSSSAFDDYIRSLNDFPSPIRERRLGWDVRHQIILQASLSSPENQPINIFGFQLPDDWNITILASFSSGQPYTPGTNDPVEAQKKENTSTGPVTATTDIKFNKGFNIFGTKLSLVMDIFNVFDQNNTVVGRGFNTWSGTPYKYGDTDSPTSQYFDWYKMVYLRDPMQFTTGIYVKLGFRWDF comes from the coding sequence ATGTTGAATAAATCTTATTTAAAGTTTTTAATTATCCTGCTTACTGTTTTAAGTACAGCTTCATTGATTGGACAGGTAAGAGGAAAGCTAACTGGTAAAGTAACTGATAAAGATACAAATGAACCACTTGTTGGAGTAAATGTTGTAATAGAAGGAACGTCTTTAGGTGCTGCTACAGACATTAACGGAAATTATTTTATCATCGGCATAGCTCCAGGCGAGTATGATGTTAAAGCTTCCTTTATTGGTTACTATACAATTACAACTAAAGATGTTCTGATCCGACCAGAATTATCAAGCAAAGTAAATATTCAATTGCCGGCAACTTCTATTGAAGCACCAACAGTAGAAGTTAAAGCTCAAAGAACTCTAGTTCAAAAAGATATTACTTCAACCAGACGAACTGTAACAAGAGAAACAATTAAAGATGTCCCCGGTTTAGAAACAACCGCAGATGTTTTTAAACTTCAGGGTGGAACCGTATTGGGTCAAATTCCACAAACGCTTACTTTGGCAAATGGGCAGCAGCTTCAGGTAAGAGATGAAAGTGTAAAAGATGTTCACGTTCGTGGTGGACGCGGTGGTGAAATTTTATTTATGGTTGATGGTGTGCCTGTCAACCATCCGATTTATGGCGGAAGGGAAGTGCTGGATATGAATGTTGTTGCCGTTGAGCAGATTGAATTGTTAACCGGTGCATTCAGTGCAGAATACGGGCAGGCGCAATCAGGAGTAGTTAATATAACTACACGAAGCGGTGGCGATAAATTTAAAGGCGGACTTGAGTATAAGACCGATGAACTTAAAATTTTTGGGACAAATTATAATACACAATATGGAACAGTTTATTTAAGTGGTCCCGAACCATTCACACAGTTGTTACTGCCGCAGCTTGGTTTAAATATTCCAGGCAAATTGCACTTCTTCATTTCTGCCAATGCTAATTTAACTAATACGCCATATAACAATCACCGTACAAGAGGTGATATAAAAATCTTTGGTTTGAAAGTTAAAGAACGGCAGGATAATGCTTCAAACATGAATGCTAAATTAAGTTACGATGTAACAAGAGATTTTAGAATGGCATTCAGCTTTAATGGTTCCTGGAAAGATTGGAGTAATTTTGAATGGGATTGGAAAAATTATCCCGACCACATTACATACAATACAAGAGACAATGTAAACACGAATGTTTTAATCAATCATATTCTATCTCCAAAATCTTATTATACGATGAACTTTGGTTACCTTGGTGTCAAGTACAGAAATTCATTAAACGGAAAATCTCCGGATCAGTTCTGGATCAAAACTCCAGATTCAATTTATACCACAGCAAAACCAGCCTTAGCAGATCCATTAACATACTTTTATGATTCAACCGGTTATTCAACTATCTGGCGGGATGATGATACAAAAACATTTACATTCAAAGGTGATTTTACATCGCAGATTCATGCTGAACATTTAATCAAAGCTGGTTTGGAAGTTCAGTACAATGATATTAGCTATGTTGATATTCAGGATGGTGGTTTGAAATTATCCAACTATGGCGAATATGTTTATAATAATAGACCATATTCTCCACCACCACCAGGTCCATATAAAGAATTCGGTCAGTACCGCTGGGTGTTTAAAGTTTTCCCACTAATTGGCGGGGCATATATTCAGGAAAAATTTGAAAAGGAATTCCTCATCCTAAATTTAGGATTAAGAGCCGACTGGTTTTTGCTTGGGAATACTGTTAACCAACAGGATTGGAAAAAGCAATGGAAAGATGCTACTGGCTTTGAACCGGATTGGAAAAAATATAAGATCAAATTTAGTCCGCGTTTTGGAATTTCCTTTCCTATACTTGAGCAAACGGTAATCTTTTTTTCCTATGGTCACTTTTTTCAGCTTCCCGAATTACAATATTTTTACAGAGATCCATATTCAGGTGGTATTACCGGAAACCCCAAACTTGATTATGAGCAGACCATCTTATATGAGTTTGGTTTTACTCACCAACTTTTTGAAGACTGGGCGATTGACATAAAAAGTTATGCAAAGGATATTTCCAACCAGGTTGGAAGTACAGCATTAAAAGCTTATAAAGGTGTGCCGGTTTCTTTATTCGATAACGTGGGGTTTGCAAGGGCACGCGGATTAGAGTTTGAAATTACAAAAGGATTTTCTTACTTCACTGCCGGTAAATTAACTTATACTGTTCAATGGGCTGATGGTTATTCTTCGTCTGCATTTGATGACTATATCCGCTCGCTTAATGATTTTCCAAGTCCAATTAGAGAACGAAGATTAGGCTGGGATGTAAGACATCAGATCATTCTTCAGGCTTCATTATCATCGCCAGAAAATCAACCAATTAATATATTTGGATTTCAATTACCAGATGATTGGAATATAACAATCCTTGCAAGTTTTTCTTCAGGTCAACCGTACACACCAGGTACCAATGATCCGGTTGAAGCACAGAAAAAAGAAAACACTTCCACTGGACCAGTTACTGCAACAACGGATATTAAGTTTAACAAAGGATTCAATATATTCGGAACAAAATTATCTTTAGTCATGGATATTTTTAATGTATTCGATCAGAATAATACGGTGGTTGGAAGAGGCTTTAACACATGGTCCGGAACCCCATATAAATATGGTGATACAGATTCGCCTACAAGCCAATATTTTGATTGGTATAAGATGGTGTACTTAAGGGATCCGATGCAATTTACAACCGGCATTTATGTTAAGTTAGGATTTAGGTGGGACTTTTAG
- a CDS encoding T9SS type A sorting domain-containing protein: MSSIYKRTFPFLVFFLLLGSQKIVSQALEEVGGPYTKDANTLLLLHFDDNLNNESDFSANGVLHKKGAAGTNQTGFFDNSDMSFLGKCLYLDNDSKSDSSYVTVADSTTLALKGDWTIEGWMNVFTFGDVAGDYRWVPRLCIKTGDVAFWQPNWWVELWGDNRWFQTGFHTADQANWPAVTSAPNVMEPGKWVHLTFIRDNTRKILIQMIHNTNRELIWFGSASYYPTFNGATIPNDTPITTHQAVHIGWAGAEGIPNSSVDSWLHGFVDEIRISNVIRNFPVPPIMTYLSPLPNVDASVVSYSVKATMFPFIQAGSITEAKLKYSIDKGVTWNEALMTKAVGDTFVGAIPKQVPGSIIQYYCTAKDNNGLVAQLPSSGNAPFSFGIYQPNSKMLDLEFEQGIFPILDEGVYNQQVVVHGNVGFSTDAKVGTYSLDFPLGQDTSYLSVDSPFLSTKDFAIDYWFKAAGDTILPYIRMIIRSASGNHVDQNYYIRTEELHGISARYMVDPTVTTRTKNNVDLVMPGGTLTPNKWFHVLYERDDTAAVFELRNENDQTISRLSDLKTAKNPPRPGSSPLRIGWAGNSWDTPPTNRNFMGKMDGIKLYNYAALNLPHNPYTAVENDNPENLPVKYQLFQNYPNPFNPETVIKFAIPKSDLVSLEVYDILGKKVRTLVSEFKSAGKYEIRWNGKNTNGANVTSGIYFYRLKTADYSQIMKMLLLR; the protein is encoded by the coding sequence ATGAGTTCAATTTACAAAAGGACCTTTCCGTTCCTGGTGTTTTTTCTATTACTTGGTTCGCAAAAAATTGTTTCGCAAGCCCTCGAAGAAGTTGGTGGACCTTACACCAAAGATGCAAATACACTTTTACTCTTGCACTTTGATGATAATTTGAATAATGAATCTGACTTTTCGGCGAATGGTGTTCTTCATAAAAAGGGAGCCGCCGGTACAAACCAAACTGGCTTTTTTGATAATTCGGACATGTCCTTTTTAGGAAAATGCTTATACCTGGATAATGATTCCAAATCTGATTCTTCTTATGTAACAGTTGCTGATTCTACTACACTTGCTCTTAAAGGCGATTGGACTATTGAAGGATGGATGAACGTCTTTACTTTTGGTGACGTTGCCGGGGATTATCGGTGGGTTCCAAGGTTATGTATTAAAACCGGCGACGTAGCTTTCTGGCAGCCGAACTGGTGGGTAGAATTGTGGGGTGATAACAGATGGTTCCAAACCGGTTTCCACACTGCAGATCAGGCAAATTGGCCTGCGGTTACTTCTGCTCCCAATGTAATGGAACCAGGTAAATGGGTTCATCTTACTTTCATTCGTGATAATACAAGAAAAATTCTTATTCAAATGATTCACAATACTAACAGAGAGTTAATTTGGTTTGGTTCTGCTTCATACTATCCAACTTTTAATGGAGCAACTATTCCTAATGATACTCCTATAACCACTCATCAGGCTGTGCATATTGGCTGGGCTGGTGCAGAAGGAATACCAAATTCCAGTGTGGATTCCTGGTTACATGGTTTTGTTGATGAGATAAGAATAAGTAATGTTATAAGAAATTTTCCCGTTCCACCAATAATGACTTATCTTTCTCCTTTACCAAATGTTGATGCTTCTGTAGTATCTTATTCTGTTAAAGCTACAATGTTCCCATTTATTCAAGCAGGATCTATTACTGAAGCCAAACTTAAATATTCTATTGATAAAGGTGTAACCTGGAACGAAGCTTTAATGACTAAAGCCGTTGGTGATACTTTTGTTGGTGCAATTCCCAAACAAGTTCCGGGTTCAATTATTCAATATTATTGTACTGCTAAAGATAATAATGGATTAGTAGCACAACTTCCATCATCAGGAAATGCTCCTTTTTCATTCGGTATTTATCAGCCCAACTCTAAAATGCTAGACCTGGAATTTGAACAGGGAATATTTCCAATTCTTGATGAAGGTGTTTATAATCAGCAGGTAGTTGTACATGGAAATGTTGGTTTTTCAACAGATGCTAAAGTTGGTACGTATTCGCTTGATTTCCCGCTAGGACAGGATACTTCATATCTTTCTGTGGATTCACCATTCCTATCTACTAAAGATTTTGCAATTGATTACTGGTTCAAAGCTGCGGGTGATACAATTCTGCCATATATCAGAATGATTATCAGATCTGCTTCCGGAAATCACGTTGACCAGAATTATTATATTAGAACAGAAGAACTTCATGGTATTTCCGCTAGATACATGGTTGATCCTACTGTAACTACAAGAACAAAAAACAACGTTGATTTAGTTATGCCAGGAGGTACTTTAACTCCAAATAAATGGTTCCATGTACTTTATGAAAGAGATGATACTGCTGCGGTATTTGAATTAAGAAATGAAAATGATCAAACAATTTCCCGTTTATCAGATCTCAAAACAGCAAAGAATCCACCAAGACCTGGATCTTCACCTTTAAGAATTGGTTGGGCAGGAAATTCCTGGGACACACCACCAACTAACAGAAACTTTATGGGTAAGATGGATGGTATTAAGTTGTATAATTATGCTGCATTAAATTTACCTCACAATCCGTATACTGCAGTTGAAAATGATAATCCTGAAAATTTACCGGTTAAATACCAGTTATTCCAAAACTATCCTAATCCATTTAATCCGGAAACTGTAATTAAATTTGCTATTCCAAAATCAGATTTAGTTAGCCTGGAAGTTTACGATATACTTGGAAAGAAAGTACGTACTTTGGTAAGTGAATTTAAGAGTGCAGGAAAATATGAAATTAGATGGAATGGAAAGAATACTAATGGTGCAAACGTAACCAGCGGTATTTATTTCTATCGGTTAAAAACAGCAGACTATTCTCAAATAATGAAAATGTTATTGCTAAGATAA
- a CDS encoding T9SS type A sorting domain-containing protein — protein MCGKYKSFFIIAFFMILFTVTLSAQGRDSIYHRTFIYHSDKSICDHKLPDVSFTLFLDRTEKNILIESSPRWDPNGSSNIQSGSFGIELANFRNPNIYVGDSVFFRFNCASKKEQGFLATKLPSIPWVFSQSITMNKVTLPPKPQNIILTKDSISGFRTITWSVIQQSNYKIYRRDLDDLSPFGQQRKMYFLLSNTAAGYFVDSTSGLNKRYGYILFPVSELGIVGMHSDEVNEEPVIGLGDDLTIRYIQRQSVISWIWNAEDPKRQGWPSAGQKIFWQANVKNWFNKSLTNINYKWFLDDIVADSGTVSINAGDTANVSLPWNWTFERHELKFVIDTDNKFFEEEEQNNDLTVYTDAITVGLYVEQGVYNYFKQYQKELGVHSNSWEDWAQRHIKRWNQMLANAKYPESPDGVLDRIRLDKITVVPDGALPLAGGLPTNNPNLNDRTVDLQWGFPATGIPPQSNFYSNHTNAGDNNPFYFEGSLFHELGHARYLIDLYGFNVHDNGSGNTVAIKEKGKLIVGTPYMPLSGDAVHYTQFLGLMNGQYTYIDRYSAPALNLIAGHRAVQGNCNSPGNIGIFMNDLPSENILTLKDDSGNLLRNANLKIYQATGQTGVWYGKYFDNLPDLSFITDSLGRVDVGRCPFSKNGNITHDYGISNCVLILRVEYEGKIGYTFLESTYFNLEYWKGNTETANYDVKVNLVTATGVEENQIIENFIFDLEQNYPNPFNPQTVIKWQLPVGSYTTLKVYDLLGREVAELVNDFKPAGKYQIEFDASALPSGIYLYTLTAGSFSESKKMIILK, from the coding sequence ATGTGCGGCAAATACAAATCATTTTTTATTATTGCATTCTTCATGATTCTTTTTACAGTCACGCTTTCTGCTCAGGGAAGGGACTCGATATATCATCGAACTTTTATTTATCATTCGGATAAATCAATTTGCGATCATAAACTGCCGGATGTTTCTTTTACTTTATTTTTAGATCGTACAGAAAAAAACATTCTTATAGAAAGCTCTCCAAGGTGGGACCCGAATGGAAGTTCGAATATTCAGTCAGGTTCATTCGGGATTGAATTAGCGAATTTTCGTAACCCGAATATTTATGTTGGTGATAGTGTGTTTTTCCGGTTCAATTGTGCTTCTAAAAAAGAACAAGGTTTTCTCGCAACTAAGCTGCCATCAATTCCCTGGGTATTCTCTCAATCAATTACAATGAATAAAGTTACTCTTCCTCCAAAACCACAAAATATAATTTTGACTAAAGATTCTATTTCTGGATTCAGAACAATCACCTGGAGTGTCATTCAGCAATCAAACTATAAAATTTACAGAAGAGATCTTGATGATCTTTCGCCCTTTGGACAACAGCGTAAAATGTATTTCTTACTTTCCAATACAGCAGCCGGCTACTTCGTGGATTCAACTTCGGGATTGAATAAACGTTATGGATATATTCTATTTCCTGTTTCTGAACTGGGCATTGTTGGAATGCATTCCGATGAAGTAAATGAAGAACCTGTTATAGGTTTGGGTGATGATCTGACAATACGGTACATTCAGCGCCAATCTGTAATCAGTTGGATATGGAATGCCGAAGATCCAAAACGGCAGGGTTGGCCCTCCGCCGGACAAAAAATTTTCTGGCAGGCAAATGTAAAAAATTGGTTTAACAAATCGCTAACTAATATAAATTATAAATGGTTTTTAGATGACATTGTGGCTGACAGTGGAACTGTAAGTATAAATGCCGGCGATACTGCGAATGTTAGTCTTCCCTGGAATTGGACTTTTGAACGGCATGAATTAAAGTTTGTTATTGATACAGACAATAAATTTTTTGAAGAGGAAGAACAGAATAATGATTTAACAGTTTACACAGACGCAATTACTGTTGGTTTATATGTCGAACAAGGCGTTTATAATTACTTCAAACAGTACCAAAAAGAATTAGGTGTTCATTCAAACAGTTGGGAGGATTGGGCACAGCGGCATATTAAACGCTGGAATCAAATGCTGGCAAATGCTAAATATCCGGAAAGTCCGGACGGAGTATTAGATAGAATCCGTTTGGATAAAATTACTGTTGTTCCGGATGGTGCTTTACCTTTAGCCGGAGGATTACCAACAAACAATCCAAATTTAAATGACCGCACAGTGGATTTGCAATGGGGATTTCCAGCAACAGGTATTCCTCCGCAAAGTAATTTTTATTCTAATCATACTAACGCAGGCGATAATAATCCATTTTATTTTGAAGGTTCTCTTTTTCATGAACTTGGACACGCACGATATTTAATTGATCTCTATGGATTTAATGTTCACGATAATGGCAGCGGAAACACTGTTGCAATCAAAGAGAAAGGAAAATTAATTGTTGGTACTCCCTATATGCCCTTAAGCGGGGATGCTGTTCATTACACACAATTTTTAGGATTGATGAATGGACAATATACCTACATAGATCGATATAGCGCTCCGGCGCTAAACTTAATTGCCGGGCATCGTGCTGTTCAGGGTAACTGTAACTCGCCGGGCAATATTGGAATTTTTATGAATGACCTTCCATCAGAAAATATTTTAACACTTAAAGATGACAGCGGAAATTTACTCCGGAATGCTAACTTAAAAATTTACCAGGCAACTGGACAAACCGGAGTGTGGTACGGAAAATATTTTGATAACCTTCCCGATTTGAGTTTTATAACTGATTCACTTGGAAGAGTAGATGTCGGCAGATGTCCGTTTTCTAAAAACGGTAACATTACACACGATTATGGAATTTCAAATTGCGTTTTAATTTTGCGTGTTGAATATGAAGGAAAGATTGGTTATACGTTTTTAGAATCGACTTACTTCAATCTTGAATATTGGAAAGGAAATACTGAAACAGCAAACTATGATGTCAAAGTTAATCTGGTAACAGCGACAGGTGTTGAAGAAAATCAGATAATTGAAAATTTTATTTTCGATCTTGAACAGAATTATCCAAATCCGTTCAATCCACAGACAGTTATTAAATGGCAATTGCCGGTTGGAAGTTATACAACACTTAAAGTTTATGATCTTCTTGGAAGAGAAGTAGCCGAATTAGTAAATGATTTTAAACCAGCAGGAAAATATCAAATTGAATTTGATGCTTCTGCGCTACCGAGCGGAATATATTTATACACATTAACCGCAGGAAGTTTTTCTGAATCGAAAAAAATGATCATTCTAAAATAA